The Corynebacterium halotolerans YIM 70093 = DSM 44683 region GCAGAACCTGGACTTCGGGGCAACCTTGCTGGGTTCACGAATAGCGCGGCACACGGGCCGCCAGGTCCCGTCCACCCGGCATCTCCCGCGCTCGGCATGCTTCCCCACGTGCCCGTGCGGGACGGTGGCGTCCGACTCTCCCGCAACGGAGAGTCAAGCCGCGACTCCTGATGTAGCTGGGACGCTTGCCGACCCGTGAGCCGACAACAGAACCATAAAGCACTTCCGACCCTTACGTGTGATTATTCACCATTGTTCACACGCGTATCGGCTCGCTCGTCCGGGTGGGTGGGGTTATTGGCCTGGGAAGTTACGGAGCGATAACAAAAGAGTGAGTTTGATCACAAATAGGCCAAGACGGGCACATTCCACAGGGATTTACAGAGATCCGGACCCGTAGGGACCCCCGTCCGGCCCATCACGGGCCGACTAGGGTCAGGCCTCCAGGCTTGATGCCGCCGAACTCCCCGCCCGGTGCGGGCGTGCCGTCAGGGCGGAGCACGCCGTGGCGGCCGCGACCGCGACCACGACCACGAGGACCAGCACGGTGACGAGGGTCCAGTTGATCCCCGCGGCGTTGACCTGATCGATGAACTGGTGCGTGGCGGCCGGAATGTCGGGGTTGCCCAGGAAGGGGTGCTGCGCCGACTCGAGCTCGGCCCGCGTGTGCACCTCGCTGACGACCGCGCCCGAGGAGGGCGTGCGCACCAGCACGGTCCCCAGATCCGTCGCCAGCTGCAGATCCTGGGCGACGTCGCGCAGGTCGGCCGTCTGGGGCGGGGTGCGGTCCAGGACCACG contains the following coding sequences:
- a CDS encoding DUF6676 family protein, translating into MIPADIDIDDLTRQLEEDSVAVGENHGGLEPALLDAVAYAEANDFGPLGVVVLDRTPPQTADLRDVAQDLQLATDLGTVLVRTPSSGAVVSEVHTRAELESAQHPFLGNPDIPAATHQFIDQVNAAGINWTLVTVLVLVVVVAVAAATACSALTARPHRAGSSAASSLEA